The following is a genomic window from Burkholderia oklahomensis C6786.
GTGCCGCTCGGCGCGCCGCACGCGAAGATCCCGCTGCCGCGCGAGCTGTACGGCGCGGCGCGCCTCAATTCGATGGGCCTCGATCTGTCGAACGAGCATCGGCTCGCGTCGCTGTCGTCGGCGCTGCTCGCGAGCGCGCATCATCCGTGGCGCGCCGCGCCGATGCTCGCCGACGACGCGCTCGTGAACGCCCCCGCGCGCGACGTGCGCAATCCGGCCGACCTGCGCGACGTCGTCGGCACGGTCAGCGAGGCGACGCCCGAGCAGGTGAGCGCGGCGCTCGCGCACGCGGTCGCGGCCGCGCCGATCTGGCAGGCGACGCCCGTCGACGCGCGCGCCGACTGCCTCGCGCGCGCGGCCGACCTGCTCGAAGCGCAGATGCACACGCTGATGGGCCTGATCGTCCGCGAGGCGGGCAAGTCGCTGCCGAACGCGATCGCGGAAATCCGCGAAGCGGTCGACTTCCTGCGCTACTACTCGGCGCAGATCCGCGACGAGTTCTCGAACGACACGCACCGTCCGCTCGGTCCCGTCGTCTGCATCAGCCCGTGGAACTTCCCGCTCGCGATCTTCATGGGCCAGGTGGCCGCCGCGCTCGCGGCCGGCAACACGGTGCTCGCGAAGCCGGCCGAGCAGACGCCGCTCATCGCCGCACAGGCGGTGCGCCTGCTGCGCGACGCCGGCGTGCCGGCGGGCGCGGTGCAGCTCCTGCCCGGCAACGGCGAGACGGTCGGCGCGGCGCTCGTCGCCGATTCCCGCACGCGCGCGGTGATGTTCACCGGCTCGACCGAGGTCGCGCGCCTCATCAACAAGACGCTGTCGTCGCGCCTCGATCCGGACGGCAAGCCGATTCCGCTGATCGCCGAAACGGGCGGCCAGAACGCGATGATCGTCGATTCGTCGGCGCTCGCCGAGCAGGTCGTCGCCGACGTGCTGCAATCGTCGTTCGACTCGGCCGGCCAGCGCTGCTCCGCGCTGCGCGTGCTGTGCCTGCAGGACGACGTCGCCGATCGCACGCTGACGATGCTGAAGGGCGCGATGCGCGAGCTCGCGCTCGGCAATCCGGACCGGCTGTCGGCCGACGTCGGCCCGGTGATCGACGCCGATGCGAAGCGCACGATCGACGCGCACGTCGCGGCGATGAAGGACAAGGGGCACGCGGTTACGCAGCTCGACATGCCGCAAGCCTGCGCGCAGGGCACGTTCGTGCCGCCGACGATCGTCGAGATCAACAGCGTCGACGAGCTGAAGCGCGAAGTGTTCGGCCCGGTGCTGCACGTCGTCCGCTATCGCCGAAGCGCCCTCGACAAGCTGCTCGAGCAGATCCGCTCGACGGGCTACGGCTTGACGCTCGGCATCCACACGCGGATCGACGAGACGATCGCGCACGTGATCGGCCGCGCGCACGTCGGCAACATCTACGTGAACCGCAACGTGATCGGCGCGGTGGTCGGCGTGCAGCCGTTCGGCGGCGAAGGGCTGTCGGGCACGGGGCCGAAGGCGGGCGGCGCGCTCTACCTGCAGCGCCTCCTCGCGACGCGCCCGGCCGGTCTGCCGAAGTCGCTCGAGGCGTCGCTCGTCGTCGATGCGCCGCAGGACGACGAGTCGCGCGATAATCCCTCCGCCGCGCTGACCGCGCTGCGCGACTGGCTGCTCGAGCAGCGCGAGCCGGCGCTCGCCGCGCGCTGCGACGGCTATCTGTCGCACGTGCTGGCCGGCGCGACGGCGGTGCTCGCAGGGCCGACAGGCGAACGCAATACGTATACACTCGGCGCGCGCGGCACGGTGCTGTGCATCGCGGCGACGCCGAGCGGCGCGCGCGCGCAGTTCGCGGCCGTGCTCGCGACCGGCAACCGCGCGCTCTTCGCGGGCGCGGCGGGCGAGGCGCTCGCGGCGGCGCTGCCGGCATCGCTGAAGTCGCACGCGAGCGTGCGCAAGCAGGCGGACGCGGCGTTCGATGCGGTGCTGTTCGAAGGCGACAGCGACGAGCTGCTCGCGCTCGTGAAGGAAGTCGCGCAGCGTCCGGGGCCGATCGTATCGGTGCAGGGCGTCGCGGCGGGCGCGTTCGAGAACGGCGACGACGAAGACTACGCGCTCGAGCGGCTCCTGACGGAGCGCTCGGTGAGCGTGAATACCGCGGCGGCGGGCGGCAATGCGAATTTGATGACGATTGGCTGAGCAATCCTTGCCCTTCGCCTCAAGAAACGGAAGCGGCAAGGCGAACCCGAAGTCGCTCCATTTACCCTGGTACTAGGAGAAGATATGCAACACACGATGAAAAAGCTGGCAGGCGCGACGTTCGTCGCGGTCATGTCGCTCGCGGGGACGGCGCACGCGGATGACGTCAAGATCGGCTTCGCGGCGCCGATGACGGGCGCGCAGGCTCACTACGGCAAGGATATGCAGAACGGCATCGTGCTCGCGATCGAGGACTTCAATGCGACGAAGCCCACGATCGGCGGCAAGCCGGTGAAGTTCGTGCTCGACACGCAGGACGATCAGGCCGACCCGCGCACCGGCACGACGGTCGCGCAGAAGCTCGTCGACGACGGCATCAAGGGCATGCTCGGCCACTTCAACTCGGGCACGACGATCCCGGCATCGCGCATCTACGCGAACGCGGGCATCCCGCAGATCGCGATGGCGACGGCGCCCGAGTACACGCAGCAGGGCTACAAGACGACCTTCCGGATGATGACGTCCGACACGCAGCAGGGCTCGGTCGCGGGCACGTTCGCGGTGAAGGATCTCGGCATGAAGAAGATCGCGATCGTCGACGACCGCACCGCGTACGGCCAGGGTCTCGCCGACCAGTTCGAGAAGGCGGCGAAGGCGGCGGGCGCGACGATCGTCGACCGTGAATTCACGAACGACAAGGCCGTCGACTTCAAGGCGATCCTGACGAAGCTGAAGGCGTCGAAGCCGGATCTCGTCTACTACGGCGGCGCGGATTCGCAGGCTGCGCCGATGGCGAAGCAGATGAAGTCGCTCGGCGTCGCGGCGCCGCTGATGGGCGGCGAGATGGTGCACACGCCGACGTTCCTGAAGATCGCGGGCGACGCGGCCGAAGGCTCGATCGCTTCGCTCGCCGGCCTGCCGCTCGGCGAAATGCCCGGCGGCAAGTCGTATGCGGACAAGTACAAGAAGCGCTTCGGCGAAGACGTGCAGACGTACTCGCCGTACGCGTACGATGGCGCGATGGCGATGTTCAACGCGATGAAGAAGGCGAACTCGACCGATCCGGCGAAGTACCTGCCGCTGCTGTCGAAGACCGACATGGCGGGCGTCACGTCGACGCACATCGCGTACGACACGAAGGGCGACCTGCGCAACGGCGGCATCACGATCTACAAGGTCGAGAAGGGCGAGTGGAAGCCGCTCAAGAGCATCGGCGGCAAGTAAGCGTCGCGCGTGGCGCGGACGTCGCGTGGCGGCGTCCGTTTCGCGTCCCGGTATCGACGAGCCCCGGATCTGCGCAGGCAGGTTCGGGGCTTCGTTTTTTTGCGGCCGGATTCTTGTGGCCGGGCGGGCGTCGAAGCGTCGCGCCGCCGCCGCGTCATGCGCCGCGCGCGCGCAGCAAATGCTTCTGCAGCTTGCCCGTCGGCGTGCGCGGCAGACGTTCGGCGAACACGTATTCGCGCGGGATCTTGTACGCGGCGAGCCGCTTCGCGCAGAACGCGCGCAGCGCGTCGGCATCGACCGCATCATCCGCACCGCTCGCTGCGTGCAGCACGACGTGCGCGACCACGGTCTCCCCCCATTCCGGATGCGCGCGGCCGATCACCGCGGCTTCCGCGACGGCCGGATGCGCGGTCAGCACGTCCTCGACCTCCTTCGAATAGACGTTCTCGCCGCCCGTCACGATCATGTCCTTGATCCGGTCGACGACGAACAGATAGCCGTCGTCGTCGATGCGCGCGACATCGCCGCTCCGATACCAGCCGCCGTCCACGAACGCCGCGCGCGTCGCGTCGGGATCGTCGAGATAGCCGAGCATCATGCTGTCCGCGCGCAGCCGGATTTCGCCGATCTCGCCCGGCCGCGCGTCGTCGCCCGATGCGGTCACGACCCGCACGTCGACGCCCGGCGTGCCCTGCCGGCCGATCGAGCCCGCCTTGACGGTCTGCTCGAACGGATGGAGCACGGTGCCGGCCGGGCCCGTCTCGGTCATCCCGTACACCTGATAGAACGCCTCGCTGCGGTACGCGCGCATCAGCCGGCGCGCGACGTCCGCGCCGATCGGCCCGCCGCCGTACAGCCATGCGCGCACGCTGGTGAGATCGAACGACGCGAAGTCGACAATCGTATCGAGCGGCAGCGTGTACGACACCGGCGCGCCGAAATACAGCGTCGCCTGCTCGGCCTCGACCGTCTGCAGGAAGTGCAGCGGATGATAGTCGCGCATCAGCACGACGGTGCCGCCCACATAGAGCGTCCCGCCGAACCAGTTGTTGAGCGGCGACGCGTGCCAGATCGGCATCGCCATCAGCGTGCGCTCGCGCTCGGTCATCGACAGCGCGAGCGCGCTCGTCAAGGCGGCGAGCGTGACTGTCCGGTGGCTGTGCAGGCAGCCCTTCGGGCGTCCCGTCGTGCCCGACGTGTAGAGGATCTCGGCGAGCGCCGCGTCGTCGGGCGTGCCGGACGCGATGCCGCTCGCGTCGGCGACGAGGCGCTCGAACGACGCGGCGCCGCCCGCATCGCCTTCGGTCATGAGACGATGCGCGCCGTGGCCGACCTTCGCGAGCACGGGCGCGAGCGCGGCGTCGAACAGCACGACGCGGCTCGCGCTGTGGCCGAGGATGGCGTCGACTTCCGGCGCCTGCAGCTTGTGGTTGATCGGCACGACGACCGCGCCGATGCGCCACGCGCCGAGCAGCAGGTCGAAGAACGCCGGCGTGTTGAAGCACATCGCGGCGACGCGCTCGCCCGGCGCGACGCCGAGCGCGGCGAGCACGTCGGCCGCGCGCCGCGAGCGACGATCCATCTGCGAATACGTGATCGTCGCGCCGTCGTAGCGCAGGAACGGCTTGTCGGGCGTTGCGCGCGCGGCGCGGTCGAGGGCGGCAATCAGGTTCATCGCTTCGGATTCCTTGCTTGCGGCGGACGTGGCGCGGAAAGGCGCGCCGCGCTCGGTCACGCGGCGTACGCGCGTTGCAGCAGCGCGGCGACGTCGACGCGGCGCGAATCGAGCGCGCCCGTCACGCGGCCCCACACCGGCTCGCCAAAGCGCGTCGTGATAAAGCCGTCGCTGACGGCGGCGGGCGCCGCGTCGAGCAGCAGGCACGCCTGCGCGACGAGCGCGATGCGCTGCGCGAGCACGCGGCCGAGCGCTTCGCGCGCATCGGGCGGCGTGCCGAGCAGCGCGCGCAGCGCGTCGAGCTCCGCACGAATCCGCGCATCGCGGCCGCCGAGCGCGTGCAGTTCGTCGACGAGCGCGTGCGCCGCGTCCGGCTCGCGCGAGATCGCGCGCATCACGTCGAGGCACATCACGTTGCCGGAGCCTTCCCAGATCGAATTGACGGGCGCCTCGCGGAAGAGCCGCGCGATCGGGCCGTCGTCGACGTAGCCGTTGCCGCCGAACACTTCCATCACTTCGCCCGCCGCCTCGACCGCTCGCTTGCAGACCCAGAATTTCGCGGCCGGCGTGACGATGCGCGTCCACGCCGGTTCGCGGCGCTCGAACGCCTGCGCGAGCCGCATCGCGAGCGCGAGCGCCGCTTCGCTCTCGAGCGCGAGATCGGCGAGCACCGCGCGCATCAGCGGCTGCTCGGCGAGCGCGCGGCCGAACGCGTGACGCTGTCGCGCATACGCGATCGCCTGCACGAGCCCCTGGCGCAGGATCGCCGCGCTGCCGAGCACGCAGTTCAGGCGCGTGTAGTTCGCCATCTCGATGATCGTCGGAATGCCGCGGCCTTCTTCGCCGAGCATCACGCCCCATGCGTCGTCGAGCTCGACCTCGCTGCTCGAGTTGCTGCGGTTGCCGACCTTGTTCTTCAGCCGCTGGATCAGCACCGCGTTCTTCGTGCCGTCCGGTCGCCAGCGCGGCACGTAGAAGCACGACGGGCCGCCCGACTCGGTGCGCGCGACGACGAGGTGCGCGTCGCACATCGGCGCGGAGAAGAACCACTTGTGGCCGCGCAGCAGATAGTCGCCGCCGCGGCCGCCCGCGCCGACGGGCGCTGCGACCGTCGTGTTCGCGCGCACGTCCGAGCCGCCCTGTTTTTCGGTCATCCCCATGCCGAGCGTGATCGACTGCTTCGCGTCGATCGGCACGTCGCGCGGATCGTGGACGTCGCTGTAGAGCTTGTCTTTCAGTTGTGCCCACAGCGCGGGCTCCTTCTGCAGGACCGGAATGCCCGCTTGCGTCATCGTCGCCGGGCACAGCGTGCCCGCCTCGATCTGGCCGTGCAGATAGAAGCCCGCCGCGTTCGCCGCCCAGCGGCCCGCGCGCGCGTCGCGGAACGCGAGCGAGATCAGGCCCTGCCCGCGATAGAGACCGAGGAGCGCATGCCAGCTCGGATGGAAATCGACGCGGTCGATCCGGCGGCCGCGGCGGTCGAACGCATTCAGCTCGGGGACATGGCGGTTCGCGTCTTCGGCCCGCTGCGCGGTGTCGCGCGCGCCGAGCCGCGCGCCGTACGCGTCGAGCCGCGGCGCGGCCCACGACGCGCCCGCGCGTTCGAGCGCTTCGCCGAGCGCAGGGTCGGTCGCGAAGAGGTTATAGTCGATTAATTCGTCGAACTGGTTGCTCACCGCGTGGGTCGACCAGGCCATGATGGTGTCTCCGTGTCGTTGTTCGGCTCGATCAGGTTAGCAAAGATGACTTCGCGACATGTTCAGGTTTCCGCGCATCCCGACAAGACGATCGCGCAGCCGCAGCCGGCCTTGCGCCGCCGCCCGCGCCAGCGGCGCGCGCACGCGAGCTCGGAGGCGCTGCAGCAGGGGTTTGTTCGGGTTTGGCTCGAGCGCGGCTACGCGAAGGCGACGATCCGCGAGATCGCCGCGGTTGCGGGTGTGAGTATCGGCACGTTCTACGAATATTTCGGCGACAAGGAAAGCCTCGCGGCGCTCACGATCCACCACTACGTGAAGGCGCTCGCGGCGCGGATGCGCGGTGTCGTCGATGCGCGGCGCGGCGCGACTTGCCGGGCGATCGCGGCTGCGCTCGTCGACGCGCAGGTCGATGTGGTCGAGCAGGACGCGCGCGTGTGGGCTGCGATCTTCACGCTTGAGCGCAAGGTTTCGCCGATCGACGCGTATCGCCGGCATTACGACGACTACGTCGCGCTGTGGCGCGACGCGTTCGCGGGGGCGAGCGATGCGCCGGCGAACGCGCGGCTCGACGTGGCGGCGCGCGTCGCGCATGCGTTGTGCTACGGGTGGGTGTCGCAATCGCTGCTGACGCAGGGCGCGGGCATCGACGTCGCGCAGTTGCGCGGCGAGCTGCACCGGGCGGTGGACGCGTATCTTGCGGCGGGGGCGGATGCCGGCGCCGGCGGTGACGCGCTTACTGGTTGAGCCGGGCCGGATGTCTTGCCGCTGATGACGGAGATGTCGATGGGCGCTGCGATGCGGTCGCAGCGCTTTTCTCATTGACGTCGATGAGCTTCCCGCGGGCTTCGTACGCGTCGAACGCGTGATCGGCAGACCCGTCGGGCGGCGAACCGCTGAACCGCCGAACCAGCCGGCTGTATAGAGCGCATTACAGCGACCACGGCATCACCGGCATCGATCATCCGAAGTCTTCTCCCAACGCTCCAGCCCGCATCGGACAACATAGCCCTCCGCCGTCTCACGTCGCCCGTTCTCCCGAGTCATGAGTTTTCCTCATGCCTGCCATGACGAACTTTCGATTGCCGCGGGAAATTGGCTCAGGCCAAATCCGCGTCGTTGCCCCGCGCGTCGGCGATGACCGGCGCGCCAGTCCAGGAGAAAGGAGGACCCATGCAGAGCGCCGCCGCGCCCCGCTCGAAGCTGCCCGACGTCGGCACGACGATCTTCACGGTCATCGGCCAGCTCGCCGTCGAACACCAGGCGCTGAATCTGTCGCAGGGCGCGCCGAACTTCGCGCCCGATCCGGCGCTCGTCGAGCGCGTCGCCCGCGCGATGCGCGACGGACACAACCAGTACGCGCCGATGGCGGGCGTCGCCGCGCTGCGCGAGGCGCTCGCCGTCAAGACCGAGCGCCTGTACGGCGGGCGCTACGATCCGGAATCCGAAATAACGGTCGTCGCGAGCGCAAGCGAAGGGCTCTACGCGACGATCAGCGCGCTCGTGCATCCTGGCGACGAGGTGATCTACTTCGAGCCGTCGTTCGACAGCTACGCGCCGATCGTCCGCCTGCAGGGCGCGACGCCCGTCGCGATCAAGCTGTCGGCCGATGGCTTTCGCGTGAGCTGGGACGAAGTGGCCGCCAAAATCACGCCGCGCACGCGGATGCTGATCGTCAACACGCCGCACAACCCGACCGCGACGATCTTCGGCGGCGCCGACATCGCGCGCCTCGCGCAGCTCACCGCGGGCACCGGCATCGTGGTGCTGTCCGACGAGGTGTACGAGCACGTCGTGTTCGACGGCGCGCGCCATCACAGCATGGCGCGCCATCGCGCGCTCGCGGAGCGCAGCGTGATCGTGTCGTCGTTCGGCAAGTCGTATCACGTGACGGGCTGGCGCGTCGGCTATTGCCTCGCGCCCGCCGAGCTCACGCGCGAGCTGCGCAAGGTCCATCAATTCATGACGTTCGCGGCAGACACGCCGATGCAGCACGCGTTCGCCGAAGCGCTCGCCGAGCCGTCGAGCTATCTCGCGCTCGGCGCGTTCTACGAGCGCAAGCGCGATCTGCTCGTGCGCGAGCTCGCCGGCTCGCGTTTCGAGCTGTTGCCGAGCGAAGGCTCGTTCTTCATGCTCGCGCGCTTTCGGCATTTTTCCGACGAATCCGACGCCGATTTCGTGCTGCGCGCGATCCGCGACGCGCGCGTCGCGACGATTCCGCTGTCCGCGTTCTATGCGGACGGCACGAACACCGGCTGCATCCGCCTCAGCTTTTCGAAGGACGACGCGACGCTGATCGAAGGCGCGCGCCGCCTGTGCAGCCTCTGACGCGCGTGCCGCGCCGATCCGGACAAGACCCCGACCTCAAGGAGAATCATCGATGAAACGACTGCAAATCTGCCTGGCGCTCGCATGCGCATTGGGCGTCGTCACGGGCTCGGGCGCGGCGCGCGCCGAGGCTGCGCAAACGCTGCGCTTCGGTCTCGAAGCGCAATATCCGCCGTTCGAATCGAAGGCGGCGACGGGCGAGCTGCAAGGCTTCGACATCGACGTCGGCAACGCCGTCTGCAAGGAGGCGAAGCTCTCGTGCAAGTGGATCGAGACGTCGTTCGACGGGCTGATTCCGGCGCTGCAGGGCCGCAAGTTCGACGCGATCAACTCGGCGATGAATGCGACGGACCAGCGCCGTCAGGCGATCGACTTCACGACGGTCATCTACCGCGTGCCGACGCAACTGATCGCGCGCGCGGACAGCGGCCTCCTGCCGACGCCGGAATCGTTGAAGGGCAAGCGGATCGGCGTGCTGCAGGGCTCGATCCAGGAAGCGTATGCGAATGCGCATTGGGCGGGCGCGGGCGTGCGGGTCGTCGCGTATCAGGACCAGAACCAGGCGTACGCGGACCTCACGGCGGGCCGCCTCGACGGCACGCTCGTGCTCGCGCCCGCGGGCCAGCGCGGATTCCTGTCGCGGCCGGATGCGAAAGGCTTCGCATTCGTCGGGCAGCCGGTGCGCGACGACAAGATTCTGGGAAGCGGCATCGCGTTCGGGCTGCGCAAGGGCGACGATGCGCTGAAGACGCGCCTGAACGCCGCGATCGACAAGCTGAAGGCGGACGGCACCGTGAAGACGCTAGGCCGGAAGTATTTCGGCGACATCGACATTTCGACGAAGTGAAGGGGTGGTGCGATGAACGAGCGGACGACGCGCGACGCGGCGGACGATGCGGGCGATGCGGCCGCTGCGGATGAAGGCGGCGAGGGGGATGTCGCAGCCCATGGAGCCGCGGTGAGCGAGTCGGCCGGATCCATTCCGTTATCCGAAGCATCTCGAATCGCCGGAGCATCGGGCGCGTCGGGAGCCAGCGCGACGTCCGGCGCGGATGGCGACGCGATGGGCGAAGCAGGAATTGCTGCGCGAGCCGCCGCCGCCGAGACCGCCGCGCTCGCGCATGCGGTCGAGTCGGTGCTCGTCGCCGAGCTCGGCGACGAGCTCGTCACGTGTTCGGCGGCGATCGAGCCGCGCTATTTCACCGCGTATAACGAACCGCCCGGCGCCCGTCCGCGCGCGCTCGTGCGGCCGATTTCCGTCGACGACGTGTCGCGCGCGCTCGCGCTCTGCGCGCGGCTGCGTCAACCGGTCGTGCCGCAAGGCGGATTGACTGGGCTCGCGTTCGGCGGCGTCGCGCTCGGCGGTGAAGTCGTGTTGTCGATGGAGCGCTTCGCCGGGATCGAGGCAATCGACGCGGCGGCCGGCACGATGACCGTGCGCGCGGGCACGACGCTGCAAGCGGTGCAGGAAGCGGCGGAAGCAGCCGGCTTCGCATTCGGCGTCGATCTCGGCGCGCGCGGCTCGTGCCAGATCGGCGGCATGCTCGCGGCCAACGCGGGCGGCACGCGCGCGATCCGCTTCGGGATGATGCGCGAGCAGACGCTCGGCATCGAAGCGGTGCTCGCGGACGGGACGGTCGTCACGTCGCTGAACCGGATGCTGAAGAACAACGCCGGCTATGACGTGAAGCAGCTCTTCATCGGCAGCGAGGGCACGCTCGGCGTCATCACGCGCGCGGTGCTTCGGCTGCATCCGCCGCTCGCGGCGCCCGACGGCGCTCTGCCGCGTGCCCGACTACGACGCGCTCGTGCGGCTCTGGCGCGACGTGCGCGCGACATTGCCGGGCGTCGTCAGCTTCGAGGCGATGTGGCCGGCGTTCTATCGCTACGTCGCCGCGCATACGCCGGGCGTCACGCCGCCGTTCGATGCGGGCGACGACTTCGTCGTCCTGATCGAATGCGCGGCGAGCGATGCGCTCGAGCGGTGTCTCGGCGCGCGCTTCGATGCGGGCCTCGTGACCGATGCGGCGCTCGCCGCATCCGAGCGGCAGACGCGCGACATGTGGACGCTGCGCGAAGGACTCGCGATCGACGCGCTGCCGCATCTGCTCAATTTCGACGTGAGCTTGCCCGTCGCCGAACTCGGCGCGTTCGCCGAGCGCTGCGATGCCGCGCTGCGCGCGCGCTGGCCGCATGCGGTGTGTCTGTGCTTCGGGCATGTCGGCGACGGCAACGTGCACGTCGCCGTGTCGCTCGCCGATCTGCCCGCGCATGGCGCGGACGGCGTCGAGCGCGTCGTCTACGAAATCGTGCGGGCGATGGGCGGGTCGATCTCGGCCGAGCACGGGATCGGCGTGCTCAAGCGGCCGTATCTCGGGTACTCGCGGAGCGCTGCCGAGATCGGCGTGATGCGGGCGATGAAAAACGCGCTCGATCCGCTTGGGATCCTGAATCCCGGGAAGGTGCTGTAGTCGCGGCTGGACGGGTGGAGGCGCGGCGTGCGAGCGCTTTCGGCTGGAGGCGGTGCGGTGTCGTCGTTTCGGGTGGTGTCGTGGACGTCGTTGCGGACGGCGCGATTCCGCGTAGCATCGCTGCTGGAAGCCGGACGCCCCGGCAGTGAAACGGCGCCATCCGCCAGGGAAAGAGGCGACGCACTCGAATCCCGCGACGGCGCCCCGCCCGTTCATTCCGAATCCGGCGAATCCGCCTGCGCGAATCGCGCGGCGACCTCGCGCAGCCATGCCTCGCTCCAGGTGAGCGCGCCGACCTTCAGATGCTCGACGACGCTGCGCACCCAGTCGAGCTCGGCTTCGAGCGTCACCCGCATCAGTTCGCCATCGAGCAGAA
Proteins encoded in this region:
- a CDS encoding ABC transporter substrate-binding protein, yielding MKRLQICLALACALGVVTGSGAARAEAAQTLRFGLEAQYPPFESKAATGELQGFDIDVGNAVCKEAKLSCKWIETSFDGLIPALQGRKFDAINSAMNATDQRRQAIDFTTVIYRVPTQLIARADSGLLPTPESLKGKRIGVLQGSIQEAYANAHWAGAGVRVVAYQDQNQAYADLTAGRLDGTLVLAPAGQRGFLSRPDAKGFAFVGQPVRDDKILGSGIAFGLRKGDDALKTRLNAAIDKLKADGTVKTLGRKYFGDIDISTK